Proteins encoded within one genomic window of Tunturibacter gelidoferens:
- a CDS encoding ArdC family protein has product MSSNATTNETSNVTSLPSTSKAQTAKEVIAANVKLLIEQLEAGHSEGLTAYLTAMGRFHNYSFGNILEIARQKPDATRVAGMYAWNQLGRKVIKGQKGIRILAPMIGIRRKKDKEAEKDITKQNQPVLVGFRSAYVFDVSQTEGAPLPDLSERVKGEVGEYRERLIDFLMAQGIELEFKESIAPALGMSYGGRIAILPGQAAAEEFSTLVHELAHEMLHKAERRTVTTKTVRETEAEAIAFVVSQTIGLDAGRASADYIHLYHGDAALLAESLEVIQRTSALILSAIETPAATAEQSEAEAEPALAQAS; this is encoded by the coding sequence ATGAGCAGCAACGCCACCACGAACGAAACCAGCAACGTTACTTCCCTTCCCTCGACCTCCAAAGCGCAGACGGCCAAAGAAGTTATTGCCGCCAATGTAAAGCTCCTCATCGAACAGCTTGAGGCAGGCCACAGCGAAGGACTCACTGCCTACCTCACCGCAATGGGCCGTTTCCATAACTACAGCTTCGGGAACATTCTCGAAATCGCACGACAGAAGCCGGACGCAACCCGCGTTGCCGGGATGTATGCGTGGAACCAGCTAGGCCGCAAAGTCATCAAGGGGCAGAAGGGCATCCGCATTCTCGCTCCGATGATCGGAATTCGCCGCAAGAAGGACAAGGAAGCCGAGAAAGACATTACCAAGCAGAACCAGCCCGTCCTCGTCGGCTTTCGTTCGGCCTACGTTTTCGATGTGAGCCAGACCGAGGGCGCACCGCTCCCCGATCTCTCAGAGCGGGTGAAGGGCGAAGTAGGCGAGTACCGCGAACGCCTTATCGACTTTCTGATGGCGCAGGGTATCGAGCTTGAATTCAAGGAAAGCATCGCCCCGGCGCTTGGCATGAGCTACGGAGGCCGCATCGCTATCCTTCCCGGACAGGCCGCAGCCGAGGAGTTCAGCACCCTTGTCCATGAACTCGCGCACGAAATGCTCCACAAAGCAGAGCGGAGAACAGTTACAACCAAAACCGTCCGCGAAACGGAGGCCGAGGCTATCGCCTTCGTTGTTTCGCAGACCATCGGCCTTGATGCTGGCCGCGCCTCCGCCGACTACATCCACCTGTATCACGGCGACGCCGCACTTCTGGCCGAGAGCCTGGAAGTCATTCAGCGCACGTCAGCCTTGATTCTTTCCGCCATCGAGACACCCGCCGCCACAGCGGAGCAGAGCGAGGCCGAAGCCGAACCCGCACTGGCGCAAGCCAGCTAA
- a CDS encoding CBS domain-containing protein → MPNLSPESAKAFSDQFRAARLAALADAEAFDGIIHVVERLGSYLTKERLGDKGDHGGLHEYKDELCEFAKMSSANCPNRGDRKHLLTPFETLFKLVKDGRNDALHQGAFARHLTKHAIELAIILEDALSTEMNPIVMDFLVQNPVCGELWQPVAFVRQQMLANSFSYIPVLISANDWRVVSDAGIARFLGGSRGGKPRTRLLSKTVEEAFDASQKPLGFAPAISVAATATLESALELLEKSSILVVPNPSGTGLLGILTAFDLL, encoded by the coding sequence ATGCCTAATCTGTCACCAGAATCCGCAAAAGCATTCTCGGACCAGTTTCGCGCTGCGCGGTTGGCTGCCCTTGCCGATGCTGAGGCCTTCGACGGGATTATCCACGTGGTTGAACGGCTGGGGAGCTATCTCACAAAAGAACGGCTAGGCGACAAAGGAGACCACGGCGGTCTCCACGAATATAAAGATGAACTCTGTGAATTCGCGAAAATGTCGAGTGCAAATTGTCCTAACCGTGGGGACCGTAAGCACCTTTTAACGCCGTTTGAGACTCTTTTCAAATTAGTGAAGGACGGCCGGAATGACGCATTGCATCAGGGCGCTTTTGCTCGCCACCTAACAAAGCACGCAATCGAACTTGCCATCATATTGGAGGACGCCTTGAGTACTGAAATGAACCCAATCGTCATGGATTTCCTGGTTCAGAACCCGGTTTGCGGAGAGCTCTGGCAGCCAGTTGCATTTGTCCGTCAGCAGATGTTGGCAAACTCGTTTTCGTATATACCAGTGCTTATTAGCGCAAATGATTGGCGCGTTGTTTCCGACGCTGGAATAGCGAGGTTTTTAGGCGGGAGCAGGGGTGGAAAACCTCGCACCCGTCTTCTATCTAAGACCGTCGAAGAGGCCTTTGACGCATCTCAAAAGCCGCTTGGATTTGCGCCCGCAATATCAGTTGCAGCGACGGCGACTCTTGAGAGCGCTTTAGAGCTTCTGGAAAAATCATCAATCCTGGTCGTCCCGAATCCTTCGGGAACCGGGCTTCTGGGTATTTTGACGGCCTTCGATCTTTTATAG
- a CDS encoding restriction endonuclease, with product MSTLEAALQRFEATEANLEKLEKLWEKIFALIPSGPAFGAPADYDELCLAFQGILPALPAIGGVRVEDRLFDYDDIGRMRIDVLEIGEIDAQVSVENSLEEQGKKLREYRFLLNAKRRELVRGRLLALIDEVDEILRLLIPSVDGAPINQHVQEPNWSRLKEAIEEIATLLGSNPKPPRWNELSRHLYFGMIGDLTDIHTMDWPAVKGGLRVGVYGEHDPVPVGVADLDDIVAARPQGPVTSRLNWSALTDEEFERLMYSLIGETPGYENPQWLQQTHAADRGRDLSVVRVEIDPLEGVRRHRIIIQCKHWQSRSVAVGDVSDVRSQMELWQPPRVDGLIIATTGRFTADAIALIEQHNQADRALHISMWPDSHLERLLAARPHLIGEFRLRQAR from the coding sequence ATGTCTACGCTAGAAGCAGCATTGCAACGGTTCGAGGCGACCGAAGCCAATCTCGAAAAGTTAGAAAAACTTTGGGAGAAGATTTTTGCCCTCATTCCGAGTGGACCGGCTTTCGGTGCGCCCGCCGATTACGACGAACTATGCTTAGCATTCCAGGGTATCTTGCCGGCTTTGCCGGCAATCGGCGGTGTGCGTGTAGAGGATCGGCTTTTCGACTATGACGATATTGGCCGAATGCGTATTGATGTCCTTGAAATAGGCGAGATCGATGCGCAAGTTTCTGTCGAAAATTCTTTAGAAGAACAAGGAAAGAAGTTGCGCGAGTATCGCTTCCTACTCAATGCAAAACGCCGGGAGCTAGTGCGGGGACGTCTCCTGGCTCTAATCGATGAGGTAGACGAGATTCTAAGACTACTCATCCCAAGCGTGGACGGCGCACCCATCAATCAACACGTTCAGGAGCCAAACTGGTCTCGTTTGAAGGAGGCGATTGAGGAGATCGCTACGCTTCTCGGTAGCAATCCTAAACCACCCCGCTGGAACGAACTTTCACGACATCTGTATTTCGGGATGATAGGAGACCTGACCGACATTCACACAATGGACTGGCCCGCCGTTAAGGGAGGCTTGCGGGTTGGGGTTTATGGCGAACACGATCCTGTGCCGGTCGGAGTTGCCGACCTTGACGATATCGTGGCGGCGCGTCCGCAAGGACCCGTTACCTCGCGATTGAATTGGTCTGCGCTCACCGACGAAGAATTTGAGAGGCTGATGTATTCTCTTATCGGCGAGACGCCCGGCTATGAAAATCCGCAATGGCTGCAACAAACGCACGCGGCGGATCGAGGCAGGGACTTGTCTGTTGTAAGGGTCGAAATAGACCCCTTAGAAGGTGTTCGCCGCCACCGGATCATCATCCAATGCAAACACTGGCAATCGCGAAGCGTAGCAGTTGGGGATGTTAGCGATGTGCGGAGTCAGATGGAGCTATGGCAACCGCCGCGCGTCGATGGCTTAATCATCGCCACGACAGGGCGATTCACTGCGGACGCCATTGCGCTGATTGAGCAACACAATCAAGCCGACCGGGCCCTGCACATAAGCATGTGGCCGGACAGTCATTTGGAAAGATTGCTGGCCGCGCGCCCGCATTTGATTGGTGAATTTCGGTTACGACAGGCCAGGTAA
- a CDS encoding single-stranded DNA-binding protein produces the protein MFNKVILIGRLGQNAEAKTAQNNKEYVVLNIATQESWKNDKGEYETRTEWHRVFAWRNLSKFAKTLQKGQLITLEGTLRYREVEDEVEGTTFKHRIAEVHADSMKRLSKIEAADDPSDGAGDE, from the coding sequence ATGTTCAACAAAGTCATCCTCATCGGCCGCCTCGGGCAGAACGCAGAAGCCAAAACCGCTCAGAACAACAAAGAGTACGTCGTCCTCAACATCGCAACCCAGGAAAGCTGGAAGAACGATAAAGGCGAATACGAAACCCGCACCGAATGGCACCGCGTCTTCGCCTGGAGGAACCTCTCGAAGTTCGCCAAGACGCTCCAGAAGGGGCAGCTCATCACTCTTGAAGGCACATTGCGGTATCGCGAGGTCGAAGACGAGGTCGAAGGCACTACGTTCAAACACCGCATAGCCGAGGTCCATGCCGACAGCATGAAGCGGCTCTCAAAGATCGAGGCCGCTGATGATCCTTCGGACGGTGCCGGCGACGAGTAA
- a CDS encoding SIR2 family protein, producing the protein MALRFTEQLDSADRALEGTGRLALCLGSGISRRKLPLLAQLIASAFRNLPHTAQADQLFLAVSRGQVFHLRLADMGITTAQPCTLDEFRGLADAVQADICNELINTYGDVFRDVESVYGSKRELLEAIDIEQFERAVPDVSHFYIAYLLIEGNISRVLTTNWDRLIEKAVAVSTSKPTNDFLTVAKDDATWLQRGERNTAVLAKVHGCATQYPTQCEQIVITTPELQVAAANGWRQDAVTEFLSGPTLFSGYSGSDYTLMVPTKVIDVLRKANALPAARYFVAEDKDLTAGALQLSGDRPDHHLRMYANDTFTSLYFAALRTRFKQAVELAGQQTRPERAFTRWSDAEWDELVRRLHHLLEVDLPSLLDDAIGLPGLRTYDESVGTIPVRLSELREMFIEGRVQHPNLYRPFRFDRIKDLVLLTLIAAFVELKAGRALSLSLNNEIAGLNFIESTGAVRTVCFVYGTYAPAVVPMVTSYLNDLEASLGPLPSFEVLIIPCSEYKVGTIPSFAPRPVLAKHLPGIATAIRTFVNPDVIFGASDFADLISRLRSELGV; encoded by the coding sequence GTGGCTCTTCGATTCACTGAACAACTCGACAGCGCGGACAGAGCTCTTGAAGGCACGGGGCGACTGGCCCTCTGTTTGGGTTCGGGTATCTCAAGAAGAAAACTTCCCCTACTTGCTCAACTGATTGCATCCGCGTTTCGCAACCTGCCCCATACTGCGCAAGCAGACCAATTGTTTTTGGCGGTCAGCCGTGGACAGGTATTTCATCTCCGACTCGCTGATATGGGAATCACCACCGCACAACCTTGCACACTAGATGAATTTCGCGGACTGGCCGACGCTGTACAAGCAGATATTTGCAACGAATTAATCAACACCTATGGCGATGTATTCAGAGACGTAGAGAGTGTATATGGTTCAAAGCGAGAGTTATTGGAGGCTATCGACATTGAACAGTTTGAACGTGCAGTCCCGGATGTTTCTCATTTTTACATCGCCTATCTCTTAATTGAGGGTAATATTTCGCGGGTCTTAACTACGAATTGGGATCGCTTGATCGAAAAGGCGGTCGCGGTTTCCACTTCAAAACCGACTAATGATTTCCTCACGGTCGCAAAGGATGACGCAACATGGTTACAGAGGGGTGAGCGAAACACGGCAGTTTTAGCCAAAGTGCATGGTTGCGCGACTCAATACCCGACTCAATGTGAACAGATTGTGATCACGACGCCCGAATTGCAGGTCGCGGCTGCAAACGGATGGCGACAAGACGCAGTGACCGAGTTTTTGAGCGGACCGACTTTGTTTTCGGGTTATTCCGGTTCTGACTACACGCTCATGGTCCCGACAAAAGTGATCGATGTTCTTAGAAAAGCAAATGCACTCCCTGCAGCTCGGTATTTTGTTGCAGAGGATAAAGACCTTACCGCTGGAGCACTACAACTGAGCGGAGATCGACCCGATCATCATCTGCGAATGTACGCAAATGACACTTTTACATCGCTTTATTTCGCAGCCTTGCGAACTCGCTTCAAGCAAGCCGTTGAGCTAGCCGGGCAACAAACTCGACCCGAGCGGGCTTTTACGCGATGGAGTGATGCCGAATGGGATGAACTGGTGCGGAGGCTTCACCATCTGTTGGAAGTCGATCTTCCGTCACTTCTAGACGACGCAATTGGTCTTCCTGGTCTACGTACCTACGACGAAAGTGTTGGCACGATACCAGTCCGACTGTCGGAACTTAGGGAAATGTTCATTGAGGGTCGAGTTCAGCACCCGAATTTGTACCGTCCCTTCAGATTCGACCGTATTAAGGATCTGGTGTTGTTGACTTTGATAGCCGCCTTTGTCGAGCTTAAGGCAGGTAGGGCTTTATCGCTGTCGCTCAATAACGAGATTGCTGGGCTAAACTTCATAGAGAGTACCGGTGCGGTACGAACGGTATGTTTTGTCTATGGAACATACGCTCCGGCTGTTGTTCCAATGGTGACAAGCTATCTAAACGACCTTGAGGCGTCGCTTGGTCCGCTTCCTTCTTTTGAAGTTTTGATCATCCCGTGTTCGGAGTACAAAGTGGGCACTATCCCATCATTCGCGCCGAGGCCGGTCTTAGCAAAGCACCTCCCGGGAATCGCAACTGCAATACGAACTTTCGTAAATCCCGATGTAATATTCGGCGCGAGCGATTTTGCCGACCTAATTTCGCGGTTGCGCTCAGAGCTGGGGGTCTAA
- a CDS encoding TIGR02391 family protein has product MHELPGAIPDLQVLLSLRAEELGGKMIFLMRKRCENRGIDGFIFSNLIDELWPQNYLPNYRPPYDEQFRNQINLAIAEAWAWLIAQALLVPAPNAGGGSDTRVLSRRALQFQNETDFASFAVSRMLPKECLHPRLADKVWSAFMRSEFDVAAFQAMKAVEVAVRDASGLPNDLLGTKLMRKAFDPGNGPLTDPLAEDGEKEARSALFAGAIGSYKNPHSHRDVNLADPAEAVEIIMLANHLLRIVDARK; this is encoded by the coding sequence ATGCACGAACTCCCAGGCGCGATTCCGGATCTACAGGTTCTCCTTAGTCTGCGGGCAGAGGAGCTCGGCGGCAAGATGATCTTCCTCATGCGCAAACGCTGTGAGAATCGTGGGATTGACGGTTTTATATTCTCGAATCTCATTGATGAGCTCTGGCCTCAAAATTATCTGCCGAACTATCGGCCGCCATACGATGAGCAATTTAGGAATCAGATCAACCTTGCAATCGCAGAAGCATGGGCCTGGCTGATTGCGCAGGCTCTCCTTGTGCCCGCGCCGAATGCAGGGGGAGGTTCTGATACTCGCGTTCTCAGTCGCCGGGCTCTTCAATTCCAGAACGAGACGGACTTTGCGAGCTTTGCCGTCAGCCGGATGCTTCCAAAGGAGTGCTTACATCCCCGGCTTGCCGATAAAGTGTGGTCTGCATTTATGCGGAGCGAATTCGACGTAGCGGCGTTTCAGGCAATGAAGGCGGTGGAAGTTGCAGTACGCGATGCGTCCGGTCTTCCAAATGACCTTCTCGGAACAAAACTTATGCGCAAGGCGTTCGATCCGGGCAACGGACCGCTGACTGACCCATTGGCGGAAGATGGAGAGAAGGAGGCGCGTTCGGCGTTGTTCGCAGGAGCCATAGGTTCCTATAAGAACCCGCATTCCCACCGCGACGTGAACCTGGCCGACCCTGCTGAAGCAGTGGAAATCATCATGCTTGCCAACCATTTGCTCCGGATTGTCGACGCAAGAAAATAG
- a CDS encoding AAA family ATPase, with protein sequence MRLTKLNLDNFRGFVNEVQPMDLDHDVILFYGRNASGKTSIYDAIELLLTGSIRRIQHVPDLASVLVNARNSILPARINLEFRSGSRPRFAEAILESHKVATINRGLTRSETDLFQHATYLQQSDIRRLVTSDSAGLGEVIRSLALDENVFRLEQALGQAAISRSSREYSLVTRRVEMLEEEDRQLKGTIESLQSQINAIDSTAPDFAEWNIVLTKVAAKLEVPIDLQNEQAIQKLDVELQQKLKAAFTDKQDAEDMATRCARFVARKSSIDSSAALQSDLESQKIAAEKQNVDSDLAISALRERLNDPNFASTKSDARLGLITALEHLQRVEDLNVCPVCDQSFVNLNNHISDKIASLRAEQSSVQEAARGLQKELELRVSEKRSRVRALEELNSKLESRKTEVLQFETELASFIEPFKGKVTDTDSLNAIAQITSDRERSAANEIEGLKVLSDAFGEVRASISASQIRSVNLRTQLKTAQERVAVITGRLGAAQNAHQRLNLFIETTQEVRRRLSSGIDDIIKTFVLGRAKDTFEELFRRLAKNPFFDVTVSDVRMKRHKPEVDWCARYGDHSFPGEAVFSQGELNSCAIAFFLALATSHSGGLQLLLLDDPVQNMDEIHIEEFGNVLKFLKDVLGWQIVVGLHDQSVYQFLRRQLHPSREGQSLIAYTFEEGDQGARITKDALVTFDPSALIAEVA encoded by the coding sequence ATGCGATTGACAAAACTTAACCTCGATAACTTCCGGGGGTTCGTAAATGAGGTGCAGCCGATGGACCTCGACCACGACGTCATCCTATTCTATGGTCGCAATGCATCGGGAAAAACTAGTATCTATGACGCGATTGAACTCTTATTGACAGGTTCGATCCGTCGTATTCAGCATGTCCCGGACCTAGCATCTGTTTTAGTCAACGCAAGGAATTCAATACTACCAGCGCGGATAAATCTCGAATTTAGATCGGGGTCGCGTCCGCGATTCGCAGAGGCGATTTTAGAAAGTCATAAAGTCGCTACAATAAATAGAGGCCTGACTCGCTCCGAAACCGATCTATTTCAGCACGCCACATACCTGCAGCAATCAGACATTAGAAGGTTGGTCACTAGCGATTCAGCTGGATTAGGCGAGGTCATTCGTTCGCTCGCATTGGATGAGAATGTGTTTAGGCTGGAGCAGGCCTTGGGGCAGGCTGCGATTTCTCGGTCTTCTCGGGAATATTCCCTCGTGACACGCCGTGTCGAAATGCTGGAGGAAGAGGATCGGCAGCTTAAAGGAACAATCGAATCTCTACAATCACAAATCAACGCTATAGACTCGACAGCACCCGACTTCGCAGAGTGGAACATAGTACTGACGAAGGTTGCAGCCAAGCTGGAAGTTCCGATCGATCTACAAAATGAGCAAGCTATCCAAAAGCTTGACGTGGAACTTCAGCAGAAACTTAAGGCTGCATTCACAGATAAACAAGACGCCGAAGATATGGCTACGCGATGTGCTCGATTCGTCGCTCGAAAAAGCTCCATTGACAGTTCAGCAGCGTTGCAAAGCGATCTTGAGTCCCAAAAGATCGCTGCTGAGAAGCAGAACGTAGATTCTGATCTCGCAATCTCCGCATTGAGAGAGAGATTGAACGACCCAAACTTTGCAAGTACAAAGTCTGATGCTCGATTGGGATTGATAACAGCGTTAGAACATCTCCAGAGAGTCGAGGATCTCAATGTTTGTCCGGTCTGCGACCAATCATTTGTGAACCTGAATAATCACATTTCAGATAAGATTGCCTCGCTTCGGGCGGAACAATCGTCAGTGCAGGAAGCGGCGCGTGGCCTCCAAAAAGAATTGGAGCTGCGAGTGTCAGAAAAACGTTCTCGCGTTCGAGCACTTGAAGAATTGAACTCAAAACTTGAAAGTCGAAAGACAGAAGTTCTCCAGTTCGAGACAGAACTAGCTTCGTTCATCGAACCATTCAAGGGCAAGGTCACTGACACTGATTCACTCAATGCAATTGCCCAAATTACTAGCGACCGTGAGCGTTCTGCAGCGAATGAAATCGAAGGGCTAAAAGTGCTGTCGGATGCCTTCGGCGAAGTCCGGGCCTCCATATCTGCAAGTCAAATCAGATCTGTTAATTTACGTACACAATTGAAGACAGCGCAAGAGCGCGTCGCCGTTATAACTGGGAGATTAGGAGCTGCGCAGAACGCTCACCAACGCCTGAATTTGTTCATTGAGACGACACAAGAGGTTCGCAGGAGGCTCAGTTCAGGAATAGACGATATCATAAAAACTTTTGTTCTTGGCAGGGCCAAGGACACTTTTGAAGAATTGTTTAGACGCCTAGCGAAAAACCCATTTTTCGATGTCACGGTCTCAGACGTTAGGATGAAACGTCACAAGCCAGAAGTAGATTGGTGCGCTCGGTATGGTGACCATAGCTTTCCAGGCGAAGCAGTGTTCAGTCAAGGTGAGCTCAACTCATGCGCTATTGCTTTTTTCCTTGCCCTGGCAACATCTCATTCTGGAGGACTGCAGCTCTTGCTGCTAGATGACCCCGTTCAGAATATGGATGAAATTCACATTGAAGAGTTCGGTAACGTGCTTAAGTTCTTGAAGGATGTCCTCGGTTGGCAGATAGTTGTTGGCTTACACGATCAGTCTGTTTACCAATTTCTGAGACGACAGCTTCATCCGAGTCGGGAAGGCCAATCGTTGATTGCCTATACGTTCGAAGAAGGCGATCAGGGAGCCCGCATTACCAAAGATGCTTTAGTGACATTCGATCCGTCCGCATTGATTGCTGAAGTTGCTTAG
- a CDS encoding ParB/RepB/Spo0J family partition protein gives MQNSSAFQYLALDTIHESTTNPRRTFDEGKLLELAESIKHHGLIQPVTVRPNSEGFELIAGARRYRAAQLAELFSIPARIVEIDDTQALEWQLVENAQRADIHPYEEAQGFQRLLDLPGYDVATLVEKSGKSASHIYARLSLLQLIAEVAEAFTQERITASHANLIARLPQESQAEAFEQCWREDWQDSEPHLLPAKHVSAWIQNNLYLALADAPFDRENPNLNPAAGACVTCPRRSGYNTSLFSDVTDGDQCLSGPCYQIKLTAHIDREIAAHPELIQIENGWRNAREQKPGAVQRGRFREIETVVENLDAEPVAPCAAAKPAIIVYGKRVGTTLTVCTDDDCPVHDPRAAEEQAANPAPTMAPAAEAETQEEAEERQRNYDQQRKEYEQEQERKAEERKQQFEREQKEHEAERARREKLHKARISKFDRILDKAPAMFSAAQLRVFLRALAAIDPYAFDDVAEQLAANDENNQQTSEEILLSTIDGLPDDKLTRFALRLVLTAHIPIPRESEIDFLTEAETAFAPPQPKKTATKKAKTPTSIKAAQKAAAKKKTTKKQVAA, from the coding sequence ATGCAGAATAGCAGCGCATTCCAGTACCTCGCCCTCGACACCATCCATGAGTCCACCACGAACCCACGTCGCACTTTTGACGAAGGCAAGCTGCTGGAGCTTGCCGAGAGCATCAAGCATCACGGCCTCATTCAGCCCGTCACTGTACGCCCTAACTCGGAAGGCTTCGAGTTGATCGCAGGAGCGCGACGTTACCGTGCGGCGCAACTGGCTGAGCTGTTTTCCATCCCCGCCCGCATTGTCGAAATCGACGATACACAGGCTCTCGAATGGCAATTAGTCGAAAACGCACAACGCGCCGATATCCATCCTTACGAGGAGGCTCAGGGGTTCCAACGCTTGCTTGACCTGCCTGGCTACGACGTTGCAACGTTGGTCGAGAAGTCAGGCAAGAGTGCAAGCCACATCTACGCTCGGTTGTCTCTTCTGCAACTCATCGCTGAAGTGGCCGAGGCATTCACTCAAGAGCGCATCACCGCGAGCCACGCCAACCTCATCGCCCGTTTGCCGCAGGAGTCACAGGCCGAGGCCTTCGAGCAGTGCTGGCGTGAGGATTGGCAGGATTCGGAGCCGCACCTGCTACCCGCCAAGCACGTATCCGCTTGGATTCAGAACAACCTCTATCTCGCGCTTGCGGATGCACCGTTCGACCGCGAAAACCCCAACCTCAACCCCGCAGCCGGAGCTTGCGTCACTTGCCCACGTCGCAGCGGATACAACACTTCCCTCTTTTCGGACGTAACGGACGGCGACCAGTGTCTCTCAGGACCCTGCTATCAAATCAAGCTCACCGCACATATCGACCGTGAGATTGCAGCGCATCCCGAGCTTATCCAGATCGAGAACGGCTGGCGGAACGCACGAGAGCAGAAGCCCGGAGCCGTCCAACGCGGGCGCTTCCGCGAGATCGAAACGGTAGTCGAGAACCTGGACGCCGAGCCAGTCGCGCCGTGTGCAGCCGCTAAACCCGCAATTATCGTCTATGGCAAGCGCGTAGGAACCACTCTCACCGTATGCACAGACGACGATTGCCCCGTACACGACCCACGAGCAGCAGAAGAACAAGCCGCCAATCCCGCCCCGACAATGGCGCCTGCGGCAGAAGCCGAGACACAGGAAGAGGCCGAGGAACGCCAGCGCAACTACGACCAACAACGAAAGGAGTACGAGCAGGAGCAGGAGCGGAAAGCCGAAGAGCGTAAACAGCAGTTCGAGCGGGAACAGAAGGAGCATGAAGCCGAACGCGCTCGCAGAGAGAAGTTGCATAAGGCGCGTATATCCAAGTTCGACCGGATTCTCGACAAAGCCCCGGCCATGTTCAGCGCAGCGCAATTGAGAGTGTTTCTCCGCGCCCTCGCCGCTATCGACCCTTACGCGTTTGATGACGTAGCGGAGCAACTTGCCGCTAACGACGAGAACAACCAGCAGACCTCAGAGGAGATTCTGCTTTCGACCATCGACGGACTACCGGATGACAAGCTCACCAGGTTTGCCCTCCGTCTCGTCCTCACCGCACATATACCCATTCCGCGCGAAAGCGAAATCGACTTTTTAACCGAGGCCGAAACCGCTTTTGCTCCCCCACAACCCAAGAAGACAGCCACCAAGAAAGCGAAGACACCCACGTCGATCAAAGCCGCTCAGAAGGCCGCAGCGAAGAAGAAGACGACTAAGAAGCAAGTTGCAGCCTAA
- a CDS encoding RepB family DNA primase, whose translation MDRTESTVRNLLTAIEAPLYDVGVLSERGMLPRLDRISAAAVLDRLSLLKYRNAHGSHIYIRPSGEHRFTALDDLNETSLARLSADGFNPCALIETSAGNFQAWLKHSRVFPKVLGSFAAQTLAGRYDADPSAADWRRFGRLPGFTNCKSKYRKPDGLFPFVHLHSYTGQQYPMAQAFEQEITKLYEAQEQEREAKRLQSSLSPHRGPRLSSLSLERFRTSIKYQDRPAAADIAFCVAAYANGMSEERIERALEDDYLSRDPSPTKRAAYIRRTMEKARRWTGR comes from the coding sequence ATGGATAGAACAGAATCCACAGTTCGCAATTTGCTCACGGCGATTGAGGCACCACTCTACGATGTCGGTGTCCTGAGTGAGCGTGGAATGCTTCCGAGACTCGACCGCATCTCGGCCGCGGCGGTCCTCGACAGGCTTTCTCTGCTCAAGTACCGCAATGCCCACGGCTCGCACATCTACATTCGTCCATCGGGTGAGCATCGCTTCACCGCGCTCGACGATCTTAACGAGACCTCGCTCGCCAGGCTCTCGGCAGACGGCTTCAATCCGTGTGCCCTGATCGAGACCAGCGCCGGCAATTTCCAGGCGTGGCTCAAGCACTCACGGGTATTCCCGAAAGTCCTCGGAAGCTTCGCGGCGCAGACATTGGCGGGGCGATATGATGCCGATCCCAGCGCGGCTGACTGGAGGCGGTTCGGGCGGCTTCCCGGCTTTACGAATTGCAAGTCCAAATACCGCAAGCCTGACGGACTCTTCCCTTTCGTTCATCTGCACAGCTACACCGGACAGCAATACCCGATGGCGCAGGCCTTCGAGCAAGAGATAACGAAGTTATACGAGGCCCAAGAGCAGGAACGCGAGGCGAAACGGCTGCAAAGTTCTCTTTCTCCGCATAGGGGGCCGAGGTTATCGAGTCTGTCCCTTGAACGATTCCGAACTTCGATCAAGTACCAGGACCGTCCCGCCGCCGCTGACATCGCTTTCTGTGTCGCCGCTTATGCCAATGGCATGAGTGAGGAACGGATTGAACGTGCCCTTGAAGACGACTATCTCTCCCGCGATCCCAGCCCTACAAAACGAGCTGCCTACATTCGCAGGACGATGGAGAAGGCGAGGAGATGGACCGGACGATGA